A window from Solanum stenotomum isolate F172 chromosome 7, ASM1918654v1, whole genome shotgun sequence encodes these proteins:
- the LOC125871785 gene encoding pentatricopeptide repeat-containing protein At3g63370, chloroplastic encodes MAANAIFQNMSSFSSSPPTLATNSQKVPTFKISPNSQKPAIIHSLKQICRQDNIKESVFTLSNLIETCAFEKTLLQGQQIHAHVLKLGLSGDDSIFLNTKIVFMYGKCGSIGDAQKVFDRMTERTVFTWNAMIGACVINGVPIRAIELYGDMRFLGVAADAHTLSSTLKATSQLEILYCGSEIHGVAIKLGLISNVFVVNSLVTMYTKCNDIRAASLLFTGMSEKDDTVSWNSMISAYTINGMNQEGLSLFVEMLNASVEPTTYTFVAAIQACEETSFGKFGIEIHAVVLKLGYSFDTYVANALLMMYIKNNRLDEAAKIFFHMQEKDNISWNSMMSGYVQNGLYDEAINMFHEMMNAGQKPDHVSLMSMLVASGRQGNLLNGMEIHAFSLRNGLDSDLQVGNTLVDMYAKCGKLDYMDSVFGRMLHRDGVSWTTIIAAYAQNNFPWKAVQLFREVQAEGSHVDALMIGSVLLACTELRCNLLAKEIHCYVIKRGICDPFMQKTLVSVYGDCGNVVYANSIFRLSEVKDVVSFTSMMCSYVQNGLANEALGLMLCMNEMRIEADFVAVLSMLTAAADLSSLRKGKEIHGFLVRKGLLLQDSIRSSLIDMYASCGTLENSYKVFNYLKSKDPVCWTSMINACGLHGCGRKAIDIFTRMEKENIHPDHITFLAVLRACSHAALIEDGKRIFKIMQSKYTLEPWPEHYACFVDLLGRANQLEEAFQIVKTMNLENIPAVWCALLGACQVYANKELGEIAAMKLLELEPKNPGNYVLVSNMYAATYRWDDVEEVRVTMKGKGLKKDPACSWIEVGDKVHIFVAQDKSHPECDKIYEKLAYLTEKLEKEAGYVAQTKYVLHKVEEKEKVKLLKGHSERLAIAYSLLASTDRNPIRITKNLRVCSDCHTFSKLASKYLEREIIVRDAKRFHRFRDGICSCGDFW; translated from the coding sequence ATGGCTGCCAATGCGATATTCCAAAACATGTCTTCGTTTTCCTCATCACCACCTACTTTAGCAACGAATTCTCAGAAAGTTCCAACATTCAAAATCTCACCCAATTCTCAAAAACCCGCCATTATCCATTCTCTCAAACAAATTTGCCGGCAAGACAACATCAAAGAATCAGTTTTTACCCTCTCTAATTTAATTGAGACTTGTGCATTTGAAAAAACTTTACTACAAGGTCAACAAATCCATGCCCATGTCCTAAAATTGGGTTTATCGGGTGATGATTCAATTTTCTTGAACACCAAGATTGTTTTCATGTATGGTAAGTGTGGGTCAATTGGTGATGCCCAGAAGGTGTTTGATAGAATGACTGAAAGAACTGTCTTTACTTGGAATGCTATGATTGGTGCTTGTGTTATAAATGGGGTGCCTATTAGAGCAATTGAGTTGTATGGGGACATGCGTTTCTTGGGTGTTGCGGCAGATGCTCACACTCTTTCTAGTACATTGAAGGCAACTAGTCAGCTTGAAATTTTGTACTGTGGAAGTGAAATACATGGCGTCGCGATAAAACTTGGTCTTATTTCTAATGTTTTTGTGGTGAACTCACTGGTGACTATGTATACGAAGTGCAATGATATCAGGGCAGCATCATTGTTGTTTACTGGAATGAGTGAAAAAGACGACACTGTTTCATGGAATTCTATGATTTCTGCTTATACTATAAATGGGATGAATCAGGAAGGTTTAAGTCTCTTTGTTGAAATGCTGAATGCCAGTGTTGAACCTACCACGTATACGTTTGTTGCTGCGATTCAAGCATGTGAGGAGACAAGTTTTGGAAAATTTGGGATTGAGATTCATGCTGTTGTTCTGAAATTGGGTTATTCTTTTGATACATATGTTGCGAATGCTTTGTTAATGATGTACATTAAAAACAATAGATTAGATGAAGCTGCtaaaatattcttccatatGCAAGAAAAGGACAACATTTCTTGGAATTCCATGATGTCAGGTTATGTGCAGAACGGACTTTATGATGAAGCGATTAATATGTTTCATGAGATGATGAATGCAGGTCAGAAACCTGACCACGTCTCACTTATGAGTATGCTTGTCGCATCTGGAAGACAGGGAAATTTGTTAAATGGGATGGAAATTCATGCCTTTTCACTGCGAAATGGTTTGGATAGTGATTTGCAGGTTGGCAATACTCTTGTAGATATGTATGCCAAGTGTGGTAAGTTAGATTACATGGACTCTGTCTTTGGTAGGATGCTGCATAGAGATGGTGTCTCTTGGACTACAATTATTGCTGCTTATGCTCAGAATAATTTTCCCTGGAAGGCCGTGCAATTATTTCGCGAGGTACAGGCAGAAGGAAGCCATGTTGATGCCCTTATGATTGGAAGTGTCCTCCTTGCTTGTACTGAGTTGAGGTGCAACTTACTTGCAAAAGAAATCCACTGCTATGTGATTAAAAGAGGAATATGTGATCCTTTTATGCAGAAAACTCTTGTGAGTGTTTATGGAGATTGTGGGAACGTGGTCTATGCAAATAGTATTTTTAGGTTGAGTGAAGTTAAAGATGTCGTGTCCTTTACAAGCATGATGTGCAGTTATGTTCAAAATGGACTTGCAAATGAGGCTCTTGGTCTCATGCTCTGTATGAATGAAATGCGAATCGAGGCAGATTTTGTTGCAGTCCTAAGCATGCTCACTGCTGCTGCTGATCTATCTTCCTTAAGGAAAGGAAAAGAGATTCATGGATTTTTGGTTAGAAAAGGCCTCCTTCTGCAAGATTCCATTAGAAGCTCTCTAATAGATATGTATGCCAGCTGTGGGACTCTGGAGAACTCATATAAGGTGTTTAATTATTTAAAGAGCAAAGATCCAGTTTGTTGGACGAGCATGATAAATGCTTGTGGATTACATGGTTGTGGTAGGAAAGCAATTGATATATTCACGAGGATGGAGAAGGAAAATATTCACCCAGATCACATAACCTTCTTGGCTGTTCTTCGTGCATGTAGCCATGCGGCGCTAATAGAAGATGGCAAAAGAATTTTCAAGATAATGCAAAGCAAGTACACATTGGAGCCTTGGCCAGAACACTATGCTTGTTTTGTTGATTTGCTTGGACGTGCAAATCAATTGGAAGAGGCATTCCAAATTGTAAAAACAATGAACTTGGAGAATATACCTGCCGTCTGGTGTGCTCTCCTTGGTGCTTGTCAGGTATATGCCAATAAAGAGTTAGGAGAAATTGCTGCGATGAAGCTTCTTGAACTAGAGCCCAAGAATCCAGGAAATTATGTTCTTGTATCTAATATGTATGCTGCGACTTATAGATGGGACGATGTGGAAGAAGTTAGAGTTACAATGAAAGGAAAAGGGCTGAAGAAAGATCCTGCATGTAGCTGGATAGAGGTAGGAGATAAGGTTCATATATTTGTTGCTCAAGATAAGTCGCACCCAGAGTGTGAtaagatttatgaaaaattagcTTATCTCACTGAGAAATTGGAGAAGGAAGCAGGTTATGTGGCTCAAACCAAATATGTTTTGCACAAGGTGgaggagaaagaaaaagttaagtTGCTTAAAGGACACAGTGAAAGACTAGCTATTGCATATAGTTTACTTGCTAGTACTGATAGAAACCCCATTCGAATCACAAAAAATCTCCGCGTCTGTAGTGATTGCCATACTTTCAGTAAGCTAGCTTCAAAGTACCTAGAGCGAGAAATTATAGTTAGAGATGCCAAAAGATTTCACCGTTTCAGGGATGGGATATGTTCCTGTGGAGATTTCTGGTGA